CGCCGACTCGCGGCCCGCCCCCGGGCCGTCCACGTAGACGACCGCCGAGCGGAGGCCGTGGTCGTAAGCCTTGCGGACCGCATCCTCGGCGGCCAGCTGGGCGGCGAACGGCGTGCTCTTGCGGGACCCCTTGAATCCGCGGACCCCGGCCGACGACCACGAGAGCACGTTGCCCTTGAGGTCCGTGACCGTGATGATCGTGTTGTTGAAGGTTGAGCGGATGTGCACGATGCCGACCGGCACGTTTTTCTTCACCCGCTTCTTGCCCTTCTTCGGCTTTACTTTTTTGACCTCTACAGCGCTCTCAGCAGTTGCCATCATGTCCTCCAAGGGCCCGGGGAAAAGGCCCCGCGGCCCGCCGTTTTTTTACTTCGACATCGGCGCCAGCTTCTTGCCGGCCACCGCGATGCGCTTGCGGCCCTTGGCCGTCCTGGCGTTGGTGCGCGTGCGCTGCCCGTGACACGGCAGCTTCCTGATATGCCTGTGCCCGCGGTAGGCGCCTATGTCCTTGAGGAGCTTAATGTTGCCCTGCACCTCCCTGCGCAGGTCTCCTTCCACCTTGAAGCCCGACTCGAGCACCTCGCGGATCTTGGATATCTGGGCCTCGGAGAGGTCGTCGGCGCGCAGGCTCTCTTCGATCCCCGCCATCTTGAGGACCTTTCTGGAGGTGGTCGGCCCGATCCCGTAGATATAGGTGAGGGCTACGACCGATCTCTTCTTCCCCGGAATGTCTACACCTGCTATGCGTGGCATGTCTTACTCCTTTGTTATTTGTATCCCTGCCTCTGCTTGTGCTTGGGGTTCGGGCAGATCACCCTGACGATCCCGCGACGGCGGATGATCTTGCATTTGTCGCATATCTTTTTGACCGACGAACGTACTTTCATGACTTCCTCCATCCGATCCCAAACGACGGGGATCCTTCGCTTCGCTCAGGATGACACCCTCCGGGTGTCACTTCGCGCGGTATATGATCCTCCCTCTCGAGAGGTCGTACGGCGACAGCTCTATCGTCACGCTGTCGCCGGGCAGTATCTTAATGAAGTGCATCCTCATCTTTCCCGAGACGTGGGCCAGGACCTTGTGCCCGTTCGGCAGCTCCACCCTGAACATCGCGTTCGGGAGCGTCTCCAGCACCTTCCCCTCGACCTGTATCGCTTCCTGCTTGGGCATTTTGCCTCTCGTCACTGCCTTGTCTACATCACGGTCAGGACCTCGGGGCCCTCGTCCATTATGGCGACCACGTGCTCGAAGTGCGCCGAGAGCCTGCGGTCCTTCGTGACCACCGTCCACCCGTCGGAGAGGACCTCTACCTCGTGCGTGCCGACGTTCAGCATCGGCTCCAGCGCAATCACCAGCCCGCGCCTGAGCTTCATGCCGGTGCCTGCGGTGCCGAAGTTCGGCACCTGCGGGTCCTCGTGGAGCTCCCGT
This is a stretch of genomic DNA from Pseudomonadota bacterium. It encodes these proteins:
- the rpmJ gene encoding 50S ribosomal protein L36; its protein translation is MKVRSSVKKICDKCKIIRRRGIVRVICPNPKHKQRQGYK
- the infA gene encoding translation initiation factor IF-1, which encodes MPKQEAIQVEGKVLETLPNAMFRVELPNGHKVLAHVSGKMRMHFIKILPGDSVTIELSPYDLSRGRIIYRAK
- the rpsK gene encoding 30S ribosomal protein S11, whose amino-acid sequence is MATAESAVEVKKVKPKKGKKRVKKNVPVGIVHIRSTFNNTIITVTDLKGNVLSWSSAGVRGFKGSRKSTPFAAQLAAEDAVRKAYDHGLRSAVVYVDGPGAGRESALRALTKTGVKVTGIRDITPIPHNGCRPPKKRRV
- the rpsM gene encoding 30S ribosomal protein S13, translating into MPRIAGVDIPGKKRSVVALTYIYGIGPTTSRKVLKMAGIEESLRADDLSEAQISKIREVLESGFKVEGDLRREVQGNIKLLKDIGAYRGHRHIRKLPCHGQRTRTNARTAKGRKRIAVAGKKLAPMSK